From Mycolicibacterium nivoides, a single genomic window includes:
- the hypE gene encoding hydrogenase expression/formation protein HypE has protein sequence MSTVAASAAQREDRVLERIEKFRQRRPRLIDEVVTLAHGAGGKSSAALVDAVFVEAFRNPELEQLGDAALLRTPSGDTLAFSTDSYVVAPHRFPGGSIGHVAVHGTINDLAVSGARPQWLSAGFVIEEGFAIAELREIVADMSEAAARAGVQIVTGDTKVVGKGAADGMYICTAGVGIVPAGRRLSRDNVRSGDRVLLSGTIGDHGMAVMLARGDLAIDADIVSDTAPLHELVEILLAAAPSTRWMRDATRGGVGTVCNELAKDSPFAVILDEDRIPIEPQVAGACDLLGIDPLYVANEGKFVAIVPADEADAAVTALHAHPQGARATVVGEIVAEPPGIVALRTAFGGSRIVDMLVGDPLPRIC, from the coding sequence ATGAGCACCGTCGCCGCCTCCGCAGCCCAGCGCGAGGACCGCGTGCTGGAGCGGATCGAGAAGTTCCGGCAGCGGCGTCCGCGCCTGATCGACGAGGTCGTGACCCTGGCGCACGGCGCCGGCGGGAAATCGTCGGCAGCACTGGTCGATGCGGTCTTCGTCGAGGCGTTCCGCAACCCCGAGCTCGAACAGCTCGGGGACGCCGCCCTGCTGCGTACCCCGTCCGGTGACACACTGGCGTTCTCCACCGATTCGTATGTGGTTGCGCCCCATCGCTTCCCGGGCGGTTCAATCGGGCACGTCGCCGTACACGGAACCATCAACGACCTGGCTGTCTCGGGCGCCCGCCCGCAATGGCTCTCGGCAGGCTTCGTCATCGAGGAAGGCTTCGCCATCGCGGAGTTGCGCGAGATCGTCGCCGACATGAGCGAGGCCGCCGCGCGGGCCGGAGTCCAGATCGTCACGGGCGACACGAAAGTCGTCGGTAAAGGAGCCGCCGACGGCATGTACATCTGCACCGCCGGGGTCGGAATCGTGCCCGCGGGCAGACGGTTGTCGCGGGATAACGTCCGCTCCGGGGACCGGGTCCTGCTCTCGGGCACGATCGGCGACCACGGAATGGCGGTCATGCTGGCCCGCGGTGACCTGGCCATCGACGCCGATATCGTCTCTGACACCGCACCTCTGCACGAACTCGTCGAGATCCTGCTGGCCGCCGCACCATCCACCCGGTGGATGCGCGACGCCACCCGCGGGGGTGTCGGCACGGTGTGCAACGAGCTGGCCAAGGACTCACCGTTCGCGGTGATCCTCGACGAGGACCGCATTCCCATCGAGCCGCAGGTCGCGGGTGCCTGTGACCTACTGGGCATCGACCCCCTCTACGTCGCGAACGAAGGAAAATTCGTCGCGATCGTCCCGGCCGACGAGGCTGACGCCGCGGTCACCGCGCTGCACGCCCATCCACAGGGCGCCCGGGCGACGGTGGTCGGCGAGATCGTCGCCGAGCCGCCCGGGATCGTCGCGCTGCGTACCGCTTTCGGCGGCAGCCGGATCGTCGACATGCTCGTGGGCGATCCGCTCCCCCGGATCTGCTAG
- a CDS encoding hydrogenase assembly protein HupF, translating into MSTTTPAVSTPTVTGPPGAPFVDTDLAADLAAAALDVARKFHDGATLWVLAPQWEPHAHHVAVEFVHPVIVGKRALPSVALVEPDPVAQARVASQPGDLLLAVASADQPAAVDAMRRAAAWGVTTVWIGCGPRPAAGAAHHVLWVDSDDPMVPATGRFVLIYHLLWELTHVCFEHPGLLTPAPEDTGPACVTCGDEGRLAEVVIAPTEAGGRALVRSAAGEEWVDSAMLERVTVNDLILIHAGTAIALPQEGR; encoded by the coding sequence ATGAGTACCACGACACCGGCCGTCAGCACGCCGACCGTTACCGGGCCTCCGGGTGCGCCTTTCGTGGACACGGACCTGGCCGCCGATCTGGCCGCGGCAGCGCTGGATGTGGCCCGAAAATTCCACGACGGCGCCACACTCTGGGTCCTTGCGCCCCAATGGGAACCCCACGCCCATCACGTGGCCGTCGAGTTCGTCCACCCGGTCATCGTCGGCAAGCGCGCACTGCCCTCGGTCGCGCTGGTCGAGCCCGATCCGGTGGCCCAGGCCAGGGTCGCCAGTCAGCCCGGAGATCTGCTCCTGGCGGTGGCCTCGGCCGACCAGCCGGCGGCGGTCGATGCCATGCGGCGGGCCGCCGCATGGGGTGTCACGACGGTGTGGATCGGCTGCGGCCCACGCCCTGCCGCCGGTGCCGCCCACCACGTCCTTTGGGTCGATTCCGATGACCCGATGGTCCCGGCCACCGGCCGGTTCGTCCTGATCTACCACCTGTTGTGGGAGCTCACCCATGTGTGCTTCGAACACCCCGGCCTGTTGACGCCCGCACCCGAGGACACCGGCCCGGCCTGCGTCACGTGCGGTGACGAAGGCCGTCTGGCCGAAGTCGTGATCGCCCCTACCGAAGCCGGTGGGCGGGCATTGGTCCGCAGCGCCGCCGGAGAGGAATGGGTGGACAGCGCCATGCTCGAACGGGTCACCGTCAACGACCTGATCCTGATACACGCGGGGACGGCGATCGCGCTGCCGCAGGAAGGCAGGTGA
- a CDS encoding HypC/HybG/HupF family hydrogenase formation chaperone, translating to MCLGIPGQVVDIVDAEAHLAKVDVNGVRRVISVRLLADDNLRVGDWVLVHVGFAMAKIDEREATLTLDQVQKMGADYTTEIDAFNSSEIA from the coding sequence ATGTGTCTGGGCATTCCCGGCCAGGTCGTCGACATCGTCGACGCCGAGGCCCACCTCGCCAAGGTCGATGTCAACGGGGTACGCCGGGTCATCAGCGTGCGCCTGCTCGCCGACGACAACCTGCGCGTCGGTGACTGGGTACTGGTGCACGTCGGGTTCGCGATGGCCAAGATCGACGAGCGCGAGGCGACGCTGACGCTCGATCAGGTCCAGAAAATGGGCGCCGACTACACGACGGAGATCGACGCCTTCAATTCCTCCGAAATCGCTTGA
- a CDS encoding D-sedoheptulose-7-phosphate isomerase — protein sequence MTDTESTGFLYPFIESEETDVRALLDDLAASARGKAAESTRLQQESLQEYTEGLNAAGAAMADRFLRGGRLYTLGNGGSSTDAATLASLFSRPARGRPVAAWSLAADEAVVTALGNDVGFDLIFKRQIIAHARDRDIAIALSTSGNSEDLMTAIAEAKSRGVLTIGFSGHDGGRMAIVAGESGDLDFCFTVHSQSIHRIQESHAMLGYRLWTVVQDQMARAYAS from the coding sequence ATGACCGACACGGAGAGCACCGGCTTCCTCTATCCGTTCATCGAATCCGAAGAGACCGACGTCCGAGCACTGCTCGACGACCTGGCGGCCTCGGCACGCGGTAAGGCCGCCGAAAGCACACGGCTGCAACAGGAATCACTTCAGGAGTACACCGAAGGCCTGAACGCGGCCGGGGCCGCCATGGCCGACCGCTTCCTGCGCGGGGGCCGCCTGTACACCCTGGGAAACGGTGGCAGCTCCACCGACGCGGCGACCCTGGCCTCCCTGTTCAGCCGGCCCGCGAGGGGAAGGCCGGTGGCGGCCTGGTCACTCGCCGCCGACGAGGCGGTGGTCACCGCGCTGGGCAACGACGTGGGTTTCGACCTGATCTTCAAACGCCAGATCATCGCCCACGCCCGCGATCGCGACATCGCCATCGCACTGTCCACGTCGGGTAACTCCGAAGACCTCATGACGGCCATCGCCGAGGCCAAGTCGCGCGGCGTGCTCACCATCGGATTCTCCGGGCACGACGGCGGGCGGATGGCGATCGTGGCCGGGGAGTCCGGGGATCTGGACTTCTGTTTCACGGTGCACAGCCAGAGCATTCACCGCATCCAGGAGAGCCATGCGATGCTCGGTTATCGGCTGTGGACAGTGGTGCAGGACCAGATGGCACGGGCGTACGCATCATGA